In uncultured Desulfobacter sp., one DNA window encodes the following:
- a CDS encoding TonB-dependent receptor, with the protein MIHHRNNVVINKIDDMQVAETLPGGHTINTNAAKATGQGVEIELTARLTKALTLVGGFGYTDIKFDSFSDAQGDYEGNKNPWAPEYTFNIGAQYRHEAGFFARVDLVGYGKMYFDKANNYSSDPYELVNAKIGYETDRFDIYFYGKNIFDKKYDTRRAYDGFLDFYSPPGEVGLQAILRF; encoded by the coding sequence TTGATCCACCACCGAAATAATGTTGTAATCAACAAAATCGACGACATGCAGGTGGCGGAAACGCTGCCGGGAGGACATACCATCAACACCAACGCAGCCAAAGCCACCGGCCAGGGTGTTGAAATTGAACTGACGGCCAGGCTCACCAAAGCGCTTACCTTGGTGGGGGGATTCGGTTATACAGATATCAAATTCGATTCCTTTTCCGACGCCCAAGGAGATTACGAAGGCAATAAGAACCCCTGGGCACCGGAATACACATTCAACATCGGGGCACAGTACCGACATGAAGCCGGTTTTTTTGCACGGGTGGACCTGGTCGGTTACGGTAAGATGTACTTTGACAAGGCCAACAACTATTCCAGTGACCCCTACGAGCTTGTCAATGCAAAAATCGGTTATGAAACAGACCGGTTCGATATTTATTTTTACGGTAAAAACATCTTTGACAAAAAATATGATACAAGACGGGCTTACGACGGTTTCCTGGACTTCTACAGCCCGCCCGGAGAAGTCGGCCTGCAGGCGATCCTGAGATTTTAA
- a CDS encoding IS1 family transposase, with protein MDVEIQLSVEGDEFWSYVSNKKNQRWTWYVIERETGIILAWHNGKRTDESCARLMEKLADFPIRYFHTDNWQSYSKFIPAEKHIIGKDNTWRIERRNLNFRTHIKRLNRKTICFSKNENIHDNVIGMYINRYYFSTGSFLEAA; from the coding sequence ATGGATGTTGAAATTCAGCTGAGCGTCGAAGGCGATGAATTCTGGAGCTATGTCAGTAATAAGAAAAACCAGCGTTGGACATGGTACGTTATCGAAAGAGAGACAGGGATTATTCTCGCCTGGCATAATGGCAAACGGACGGATGAAAGTTGTGCCCGTCTGATGGAAAAATTGGCTGATTTCCCAATAAGGTATTTCCATACAGACAATTGGCAGAGTTATAGTAAATTCATTCCGGCTGAAAAGCACATCATTGGGAAAGATAACACATGGAGGATTGAAAGGCGTAATCTGAATTTCAGAACCCATATCAAGCGATTGAATCGAAAAACTATCTGCTTTTCAAAGAACGAAAATATTCATGACAATGTTATTGGCATGTACATCAACCGGTATTATTTCTCTACTGGTTCTTTCCTGGAAGCTGCTTAA
- a CDS encoding NB-ARC domain-containing protein codes for MEKELGVLPEDETRDLGEGIRETNRKGEVKSTPARSRLPAQSTPFVGRKDEIKVLAERMAAPEVRLLTLTGQGGIGKIRLALELAKTIMDCFSHGVFFIGIAGLRSTDELEGELVKALELASDKKTGRKGQIFNFLRHRNVLLVMDNFEHLPEAGGLVLNLLAQAPFLKILVTSRTRLKLEGEHLFRVSDLSRPNALVSGNEKAVDLRRIEETWDAVALFLSAAQRVRPDVKLNSDNFQAISRICNLTGGMPLALILAAGWMDVFPPGKIAENIQENLDFLRTDIRDMPKRHQSITAVLETSWSCLTQKEKNS; via the coding sequence TTGGAAAAGGAACTGGGCGTCCTGCCTGAAGATGAGACAAGGGACCTTGGAGAAGGTATACGGGAGACCAACAGGAAAGGGGAAGTCAAATCAACCCCAGCCCGGTCCCGGCTTCCGGCCCAATCCACACCTTTTGTGGGCAGAAAGGATGAAATAAAAGTCCTGGCCGAACGTATGGCTGCACCTGAAGTACGGCTTCTTACCTTGACGGGCCAAGGAGGCATCGGCAAAATCCGGCTGGCCCTGGAGCTTGCGAAAACGATTATGGATTGCTTTTCCCATGGGGTATTTTTTATCGGGATCGCAGGCTTAAGATCAACCGACGAGCTTGAAGGCGAACTGGTCAAGGCCTTGGAGCTTGCCTCGGACAAAAAGACCGGGCGCAAAGGCCAAATATTCAATTTCCTGAGGCACAGAAACGTCCTGCTGGTGATGGACAATTTCGAACATCTGCCCGAGGCAGGCGGCCTTGTCCTGAATCTGCTGGCCCAGGCCCCTTTTCTTAAAATTTTGGTCACATCAAGAACCCGGCTCAAGTTAGAAGGGGAACATCTTTTCCGGGTATCAGACCTTTCCCGCCCCAACGCCCTTGTATCCGGCAATGAAAAGGCCGTAGACCTAAGGCGGATAGAAGAAACCTGGGATGCAGTTGCCCTTTTCCTTTCTGCCGCCCAAAGAGTCAGGCCGGATGTGAAACTCAACAGCGATAATTTTCAGGCAATATCGCGGATCTGTAATCTGACCGGAGGCATGCCCCTTGCCCTGATACTGGCAGCCGGATGGATGGATGTATTCCCCCCGGGAAAAATCGCGGAAAACATCCAGGAAAACCTGGATTTTCTGAGGACCGATATCCGGGATATGCCTAAACGTCACCAGAGCATAACGGCGGTACTTGAAACCTCCTGGTCCTGTCTGACCCAAAAAGAAAAAAATTCTTGA
- the tnpA gene encoding IS200/IS605 family transposase — MRSYRKGSHTVHDLKVHLVWVTKYRYQVLTKQIGYRLRNIIRQICDSHDIHIIQGRVSKDHVHLYVSYPPKLSVSDMVRFMKGKSSRKIQEEFPQLGKRYWGKHFWGIGYAAFSSGHVTDDMIQEYLKHHKNHPNHQNDNFVIE, encoded by the coding sequence ATGAGATCATATCGAAAAGGTTCACATACAGTACATGATTTAAAAGTCCATTTGGTATGGGTGACTAAATATCGGTATCAAGTGCTGACGAAACAGATTGGATACCGCTTGAGAAATATCATTCGTCAGATTTGTGATAGCCATGATATCCATATTATCCAAGGCCGTGTCAGTAAAGATCATGTCCATCTCTATGTATCATATCCGCCCAAGCTTTCGGTAAGCGATATGGTCCGTTTCATGAAAGGGAAAAGCTCCCGGAAAATCCAGGAAGAGTTTCCTCAACTTGGGAAACGGTACTGGGGAAAACATTTTTGGGGAATTGGTTATGCCGCCTTCAGTTCTGGTCATGTGACAGACGACATGATCCAGGAATATTTGAAGCATCATAAAAATCACCCGAATCATCAGAATGATAATTTTGTGATTGAATGA
- a CDS encoding Druantia anti-phage system protein DruA: MPALIQPIKFCGRDFSTYDLLVITEVVATCDGISRTEMAYTVCELLDWKRPSGKLKARECKDLLELLDDRGILNLPEKKQPGNHTPQKFKKQVTDNEPYCTLSGSVEEFTPLNIQRVRDRSQRNLFRDLISRYHYLGYAMPFGARLQYLISVTRPKHQVVGCIQFSSPAWRMKSRDLWIGWDDDRRSKALQHVVNNSRFLVLALLKKDLF; encoded by the coding sequence ATGCCGGCATTGATACAGCCTATAAAATTTTGTGGCCGGGATTTTTCGACATACGATTTGTTGGTGATTACGGAAGTTGTGGCTACATGCGATGGTATCAGCCGCACTGAGATGGCCTACACGGTATGCGAGCTTCTTGATTGGAAGCGGCCCAGCGGGAAGCTCAAAGCCCGTGAGTGCAAGGACCTCCTTGAACTTCTGGATGACAGAGGTATCCTTAATCTACCGGAGAAAAAGCAACCAGGTAACCACACTCCCCAGAAATTCAAAAAACAAGTCACGGACAATGAGCCCTACTGCACACTTTCCGGCAGTGTTGAGGAATTTACGCCTCTGAATATCCAACGAGTACGAGACAGGTCTCAGCGAAACCTGTTCCGGGATCTTATCAGCCGCTACCACTATCTGGGTTATGCCATGCCCTTTGGGGCAAGGCTTCAATATTTGATTTCCGTGACTCGACCTAAGCATCAGGTTGTGGGCTGCATCCAATTTTCAAGCCCTGCTTGGCGGATGAAGTCAAGAGACCTATGGATCGGCTGGGACGATGATAGGCGAAGCAAGGCCTTGCAACATGTGGTTAACAACAGCCGGTTTCTGGTGTTAGCCCTGTTGAAAAAGGATTTGTTTTAG
- a CDS encoding IS1 family transposase — translation MKCPRCGKDDLMKNGHSKNGAQRYLCKNCKKCFQLDYSYNAWRPGGKEQIEKQTLNSSGVRDISRNLGIAKGTVISELKKKRRRK, via the coding sequence ATAAAATGCCCCAGATGTGGAAAAGACGATCTGATGAAAAACGGACACAGTAAAAATGGCGCACAACGATACCTATGCAAAAACTGTAAAAAATGCTTCCAACTCGACTATTCCTATAATGCCTGGCGTCCCGGCGGCAAAGAGCAGATAGAGAAACAAACTCTGAACAGTAGCGGGGTGAGGGATATCAGCAGGAATTTGGGCATCGCAAAAGGAACTGTTATTTCCGAGCTCAAAAAAAAACGCCGGCGGAAGTGA
- a CDS encoding DUF169 domain-containing protein, with product MKSTIVKNLRPEFEPVAVVWSDTIPADAFQFKNGKFGCVLYLFAQASTRGKITGGSRGSIICTGGRAALGFGTGFDESDEQLDLHAALFSKGLKSAENREAYKAEMAAAPKNWRSMYEYGERRHCSSDLARAWILHEFPRYDIVFRVRAMTISFFHYPMTAPNTFIFLQYPIPWASWTSLQSHFSRTKTQRFSWFLQSLRC from the coding sequence ATGAAAAGCACAATTGTGAAAAATTTAAGACCGGAGTTCGAGCCAGTGGCCGTGGTTTGGAGCGACACCATCCCCGCTGATGCATTCCAGTTCAAAAATGGTAAATTCGGTTGTGTCCTCTATTTATTTGCCCAGGCCAGTACACGCGGCAAAATTACCGGCGGCAGCCGCGGGAGCATCATCTGCACAGGCGGTCGGGCGGCCTTGGGCTTTGGGACCGGTTTCGATGAATCGGATGAACAGTTAGACCTGCATGCCGCCTTGTTTAGTAAGGGGCTGAAATCAGCAGAAAACAGGGAAGCATATAAGGCAGAAATGGCGGCTGCACCTAAAAACTGGAGATCCATGTACGAATATGGCGAGCGCAGGCATTGCAGTTCGGACTTAGCCAGGGCGTGGATTCTTCATGAATTTCCGCGCTATGATATTGTGTTCAGGGTAAGGGCAATGACGATCAGTTTTTTTCACTATCCTATGACGGCACCAAACACTTTTATTTTCTTGCAATATCCAATTCCATGGGCATCATGGACGTCCCTGCAATCTCACTTTTCACGGACGAAAACCCAACGCTTCTCATGGTTTCTGCAATCTCTCCGCTGTTAA
- a CDS encoding BTAD domain-containing putative transcriptional regulator, which produces MNILNSKLQVPKRYHTLSRKRLVRSLSKISTAKLASISAGAGYGKTTLVADALKQIHLAALWYRLDEQDNDFAVFVAYLYAALKQNYSGTDEMDMQHRVSKTGLTKHTETLLEWLAFLEKTVTQSTVIILDDYHLVGDNPAINQAIQFIIDRLPDHIHLILIGRKNPGFGLSKLRAEGTLLEIDEADLAFTPEEIELFFSDFMLPTPTSAKDIFAGTGGWAAGLVLLRYSLEKKAPEEIKAAIDSFVQNPGHIFSYFKENIFDLQPTHFRTFMMKAALLTEINVNRCSKIFHEDNAAAIINKMVDDHLMIFPTDDVGTGFYLHHLFRDFLIDQLHQTFSRREINQLHRRIARELETEDVFQAIHHFLEGRAFDDAIALIGTHERKFLLEGKVNFLGRCLNKLPESVIEKNPESLLAQAKLFSHFGKHKQAMENLTRAHRLFKKQKSGDRMVKCLIELGTQYYSTGYIKEAKLLMEQVLGEVQEKSFTHITALAYLTLLSSILCEFETAETYYKAGREITRDLSGFESNLSEISVNVAYTYTLYIKGRFNQAYQLSKKILKKALESGGEAFLSLLNYQFSSHYFMLEEYEKGIEYAKKAIAICDQTSQFDSTRGWIYFMWAQNCVALDRTDQALELIQECVGIFEDMGNRWGLAHAWELLHKIDIARGDITSARQKLEKGMDTIKGYGLVSTEGIFENSLAQLYILEKNYSSALDCLEHAKNKFSGVDFHMFSNHLLASKACFKSGMLQKAFKCLSQGLALSEKRDYRRFVEKEFQWINSLLKSGCSKQITLNKKTATYLKSVINADMTKKRPILEIKLFGRFKLTINDKELPPAKWNSSKALMIFKYLAANRTRGFIPREVLIEMLWPEADPKKTAGRFHMAMSALRKTLEPGILPKRASTYIERKKDTYRLYDADRIRIDSEQFSNALILARANRDNPQKALVSYRLALSLYVGSFLEEDQYEDWCNHLRDKFNSDYLIMLKEMADIYEKQDDMENALHCNQKIFSIDSFNETAATKIMAFHSNQGNFAQVKQTYQTYRNAAQELACPVSPDVTALYEKLIPQKAQFS; this is translated from the coding sequence ATGAACATCCTAAACTCAAAACTTCAGGTTCCCAAACGGTATCACACGCTTTCCAGAAAGCGGCTGGTCCGGTCTTTGAGCAAAATCAGCACGGCAAAATTAGCATCTATAAGCGCTGGTGCCGGATATGGCAAAACAACCCTGGTTGCAGACGCGCTTAAGCAAATTCACCTTGCCGCCCTCTGGTACCGGCTGGATGAACAGGATAACGATTTTGCCGTGTTTGTTGCCTATCTGTATGCCGCCCTTAAACAGAATTATTCCGGTACTGATGAAATGGATATGCAGCATAGAGTTTCAAAAACCGGTTTAACAAAACACACGGAAACCCTCCTGGAATGGCTGGCTTTCCTGGAAAAGACGGTAACACAGTCTACTGTCATCATTCTGGATGACTATCACCTGGTTGGGGACAATCCCGCCATCAATCAAGCGATACAATTTATTATCGACCGCCTGCCGGATCATATTCATCTGATTCTGATCGGCCGGAAAAATCCGGGATTTGGTTTATCAAAACTGCGGGCAGAAGGAACGCTTCTTGAAATTGATGAAGCTGATCTGGCCTTTACACCCGAAGAGATCGAGCTTTTTTTCTCAGATTTCATGTTGCCCACCCCAACTTCGGCCAAGGATATCTTTGCCGGCACAGGGGGGTGGGCAGCCGGTCTGGTGTTGCTTCGCTATTCACTGGAAAAAAAAGCGCCTGAAGAGATCAAGGCCGCAATTGACTCATTCGTGCAAAATCCAGGGCATATATTTTCGTATTTCAAAGAAAATATATTTGATCTGCAGCCGACTCATTTCAGAACATTTATGATGAAAGCAGCCCTTCTTACCGAGATAAACGTAAACCGATGCAGCAAAATATTTCATGAAGATAATGCCGCCGCCATTATCAACAAAATGGTTGACGACCATTTAATGATTTTTCCCACAGATGACGTTGGCACAGGCTTTTACCTGCATCATCTTTTCCGGGATTTTTTAATCGACCAGCTTCATCAAACATTCTCCAGGCGTGAAATTAATCAACTGCACCGCCGGATTGCCCGTGAACTTGAAACAGAAGATGTCTTTCAGGCCATCCACCACTTTTTAGAAGGCCGGGCTTTTGATGACGCCATTGCCCTCATCGGAACCCATGAAAGAAAATTTTTGCTGGAAGGGAAAGTCAATTTCCTGGGCCGGTGCTTAAATAAACTGCCTGAATCCGTTATTGAAAAAAATCCCGAATCACTGCTGGCCCAGGCCAAACTTTTTTCCCATTTCGGGAAGCACAAACAGGCCATGGAGAACCTGACCCGGGCTCACCGGCTGTTTAAGAAACAAAAATCCGGAGACAGAATGGTCAAATGCCTCATTGAGCTGGGCACCCAATACTATTCCACCGGGTATATTAAAGAAGCCAAACTACTTATGGAACAGGTGCTTGGAGAAGTGCAGGAAAAATCTTTTACCCACATTACCGCACTGGCCTACCTGACATTACTCTCCTCAATTTTATGCGAATTTGAAACTGCGGAAACCTACTATAAAGCCGGACGGGAAATAACCCGGGACCTTTCCGGTTTTGAAAGCAATTTATCTGAAATTTCCGTAAACGTTGCGTATACATACACATTGTATATCAAAGGCAGATTTAACCAAGCATATCAGCTTAGCAAAAAGATACTGAAAAAAGCGCTTGAGTCTGGTGGCGAAGCATTTTTATCCCTGCTCAATTATCAGTTCAGTTCCCACTATTTTATGCTGGAAGAATATGAAAAAGGGATCGAATATGCAAAAAAGGCCATTGCGATTTGTGATCAAACATCTCAGTTTGACAGCACCCGGGGATGGATCTATTTCATGTGGGCCCAGAACTGTGTTGCCCTTGACAGAACGGACCAGGCCCTTGAACTGATCCAAGAGTGTGTCGGGATATTCGAGGACATGGGAAACCGCTGGGGCCTTGCCCATGCCTGGGAGCTGCTCCATAAAATAGATATTGCCAGAGGGGACATAACGTCGGCCCGGCAAAAACTGGAAAAGGGTATGGACACCATCAAAGGCTACGGACTGGTTTCCACTGAAGGCATCTTTGAAAACAGCCTTGCCCAGCTGTATATCCTTGAAAAAAATTACTCCAGCGCCTTGGATTGCCTTGAACATGCAAAAAATAAATTTAGCGGTGTGGATTTCCATATGTTCAGCAACCATCTGCTGGCATCAAAAGCCTGCTTTAAATCCGGTATGTTGCAAAAAGCGTTCAAGTGCCTGTCACAAGGGCTGGCTTTATCTGAAAAAAGAGACTATCGCCGGTTTGTTGAAAAAGAATTTCAATGGATCAATTCTCTTTTAAAATCCGGTTGTTCAAAACAGATAACACTGAACAAAAAAACGGCTACCTACCTTAAATCAGTTATTAACGCAGATATGACGAAAAAGCGTCCGATCTTAGAGATCAAGTTGTTTGGCCGGTTCAAGCTGACGATTAATGATAAAGAGCTCCCCCCGGCAAAATGGAACAGCTCAAAAGCGCTCATGATTTTCAAGTATCTTGCCGCCAACAGGACCAGAGGTTTTATTCCCCGGGAAGTGTTGATTGAGATGTTGTGGCCCGAGGCTGACCCCAAAAAAACAGCCGGCCGATTTCACATGGCCATGAGCGCCCTTCGCAAAACCCTGGAACCCGGGATTCTCCCCAAAAGGGCCTCCACATATATTGAACGTAAAAAAGACACCTACAGGCTGTATGATGCTGACAGAATCCGGATTGATTCAGAGCAGTTTTCAAATGCACTCATCCTGGCAAGGGCCAACAGGGACAATCCTCAAAAAGCGCTCGTATCATACCGTTTGGCCCTATCCCTTTATGTGGGATCATTTCTGGAAGAAGATCAATATGAGGACTGGTGCAATCACCTAAGAGATAAATTTAATTCAGACTACCTGATAATGCTCAAAGAGATGGCTGACATTTACGAAAAGCAAGACGACATGGAAAATGCCCTTCACTGCAACCAAAAAATCTTTAGCATTGATTCTTTTAATGAAACCGCAGCAACAAAAATAATGGCCTTCCATTCAAATCAAGGCAATTTTGCCCAAGTAAAACAGACATATCAAACTTACCGGAACGCCGCGCAGGAGTTGGCATGCCCGGTCAGCCCCGATGTGACGGCACTGTATGAAAAACTTATCCCCCAAAAGGCTCAATTTAGTTAA
- a CDS encoding methyltransferase gives MKKLPDLDTHIDVLYDIFNGRTKTQLLLTAIELKIFDYLTTPQSSEAVWAAYARSMANYERGGTAQKMAARVAQIDGFASFEKMLDLGGGPGLHCIAIVAENPGMKGVIFDRPAVVKVAEEFITEYEMEDRVTTMAGYYVNDPIGEGYDLIWASATLNFVRADLATMFKKIHGPETGRGICKSGRRHYP, from the coding sequence ATGAAAAAATTACCTGACCTGGATACCCATATAGATGTTTTGTACGATATCTTTAATGGCCGAACAAAAACACAGTTGCTTCTTACCGCTATTGAACTGAAAATTTTCGATTACCTCACAACGCCGCAATCCAGCGAAGCTGTTTGGGCAGCCTATGCCAGGTCCATGGCCAACTATGAACGGGGCGGGACCGCCCAAAAAATGGCTGCCAGGGTTGCCCAAATTGACGGATTTGCCTCTTTTGAAAAAATGCTGGATCTTGGCGGCGGTCCGGGGCTTCACTGCATTGCCATAGTGGCCGAGAATCCCGGTATGAAAGGCGTTATTTTTGATCGACCCGCAGTAGTCAAAGTGGCTGAGGAATTTATTACCGAGTATGAGATGGAAGACCGGGTGACAACCATGGCCGGCTATTATGTCAATGACCCCATCGGTGAAGGGTACGACTTGATTTGGGCCAGTGCGACACTTAATTTTGTCCGCGCCGACCTGGCAACCATGTTTAAAAAAATTCATGGCCCTGAAACCGGGCGGGGTATTTGTAAGTCTGGCCGACGGCACTACCCATGA
- the qrcD gene encoding menaquinone reductase integral membrane subunit QrcD — MDSGLLPKGTKRCGMGKFYFRLTVVGAVLLWGVYAWVLIYWKGLNQTNMNDYYGFALWIWADLAVIAVGGGAFFTGLLKYIFNVKELKNIINFAVIIGFVCYSSALMILAIDVGQPLRFWFIYWHANIHSMLTEVAFCLTAYFMVLTIEFIPNILENRQAAKISFFSHLSHNMHGVMAVFAATGAFLSFFHQGSLGGVTGVMFGRPFAVREGLLIWPWTFFLYTWSAAAFGPCFTLLVTNITEAITHKKLISDQTVHLLAKISGWMIVCYMVAKIIDTIYWATVTAPGLGFEFSRFYSNNSFYGYWILIAEIVFCGIIPGLLLIYKPTRENPATRMAALILGVIGICLNRWVMVLQTMAAPVMSFDTWALYVPSWQEVATTILPVAYGIILISVAYRYLPVFPQEIKLNAPAT, encoded by the coding sequence ATGGATTCCGGATTGTTGCCCAAAGGAACAAAACGCTGCGGCATGGGGAAATTTTATTTCAGATTAACCGTTGTGGGGGCTGTTCTTCTTTGGGGAGTTTATGCATGGGTACTGATCTACTGGAAGGGGTTGAATCAAACCAACATGAACGATTACTATGGATTCGCCCTCTGGATCTGGGCAGATCTGGCAGTCATTGCAGTTGGCGGCGGCGCGTTTTTCACAGGACTGCTCAAGTATATTTTTAACGTTAAAGAACTTAAAAATATAATCAATTTTGCCGTGATCATCGGGTTTGTCTGTTATAGCTCCGCCCTGATGATCCTTGCCATTGACGTGGGACAGCCATTGCGTTTCTGGTTCATTTACTGGCATGCCAACATCCACTCCATGCTGACGGAAGTGGCCTTTTGCCTAACCGCTTATTTTATGGTGCTGACCATTGAATTCATCCCCAATATTCTGGAAAACAGGCAAGCTGCCAAAATTTCTTTTTTCAGTCATTTAAGCCACAATATGCACGGCGTCATGGCTGTCTTTGCCGCAACCGGAGCCTTTCTCTCCTTTTTCCATCAGGGGTCTCTTGGCGGGGTTACCGGTGTTATGTTCGGCCGTCCGTTTGCCGTCAGGGAAGGCCTGCTGATCTGGCCCTGGACCTTCTTTTTATACACCTGGTCGGCTGCGGCGTTTGGACCGTGCTTTACATTACTGGTCACAAATATCACCGAAGCCATTACCCATAAAAAGCTGATAAGTGACCAGACAGTTCATCTTCTGGCAAAAATTTCGGGCTGGATGATTGTGTGTTATATGGTTGCCAAAATCATTGATACCATCTACTGGGCAACGGTAACCGCACCCGGACTCGGATTTGAGTTCAGCCGTTTTTATTCAAACAACAGTTTTTACGGCTATTGGATTTTAATCGCAGAAATCGTGTTCTGCGGAATTATCCCGGGGCTCCTGCTGATTTACAAACCCACACGTGAAAATCCGGCAACGCGCATGGCGGCCCTCATTCTGGGCGTCATCGGCATCTGTCTGAACCGCTGGGTCATGGTGCTCCAGACAATGGCCGCCCCGGTCATGAGTTTTGACACTTGGGCGCTATACGTGCCAAGCTGGCAGGAAGTGGCCACGACGATACTGCCCGTGGCTTACGGCATCATCCTGATCTCGGTTGCATACCGGTACCTGCCGGTATTCCCCCAGGAAATAAAATTGAATGCTCCGGCGACGTAA